One Armatimonadota bacterium DNA segment encodes these proteins:
- a CDS encoding electron transfer flavoprotein subunit beta/FixA family protein, translating into MEGIRILVCLKVVPKPEEVRINPETKTLDRARARSEINPPDLNALEMALQMKERWNGWVGVISMGPPFFEPYLRTALAMGADAAFLLSDRAFAGADTLATAYTLARGIAQVGAYDLVLCGEESSDGATGQVPAQIGEWLEIPHVTYASRVEFLPEVRKVKVRRELGAGYEVVAVPVPAVVSVRVGANEPRFLDPLRMAWAEDAPVTVWSAKDLQVDPELVGTAGSPTMVAGVQEAGRRERRREILVGSTEEKAALLADRLQDLLREIL; encoded by the coding sequence ATGGAGGGAATCCGCATCCTCGTCTGCCTGAAGGTGGTGCCCAAACCCGAGGAGGTTCGCATCAACCCCGAGACCAAGACCTTGGACCGGGCCCGGGCGCGTTCGGAGATCAACCCTCCGGACCTCAACGCTCTGGAGATGGCTCTCCAGATGAAGGAGCGGTGGAACGGTTGGGTGGGCGTGATCTCCATGGGACCCCCGTTCTTCGAGCCCTACCTCCGCACCGCCCTGGCCATGGGCGCGGATGCCGCTTTCCTCTTGAGCGACCGCGCGTTCGCGGGGGCCGACACCCTGGCCACCGCGTACACCCTGGCCCGGGGCATCGCCCAGGTCGGCGCCTACGACCTCGTGCTGTGCGGGGAGGAATCCAGCGACGGGGCCACGGGGCAGGTGCCGGCCCAGATCGGCGAGTGGCTGGAGATCCCGCACGTCACCTACGCGTCCAGGGTGGAGTTCCTCCCGGAAGTCCGAAAGGTCAAGGTCCGGCGTGAGCTCGGAGCGGGGTACGAGGTGGTGGCGGTTCCGGTACCGGCAGTCGTCTCCGTCCGGGTGGGTGCGAACGAGCCCAGGTTCCTGGACCCCCTGCGTATGGCCTGGGCCGAGGACGCTCCCGTCACCGTCTGGTCCGCAAAGGACCTGCAGGTGGACCCCGAACTGGTGGGGACCGCAGGTTCGCCCACCATGGTGGCGGGCGTACAGGAAGCGGGACGCCGGGAGCGCAGACGCGAGATCCTTGTGGGCTCCACCGAGGAAAAGGCCGCTCTGCTCGCGGATCGTCTCCAAGACCTCCTGCGGGAGATTCTCTAG
- a CDS encoding FAD-dependent oxidoreductase: protein MSDRVLIIGGGIAGIQAALDLARAGARVTLVERALTIGGKMSVLDKNFPTLDCSICIEAPKMSEVEQHPNIEVLAPAEVERVEGEAGAFRVTIRQRARFVTDECTRCDLCTQACPVVLPNEFTASMEVRRAIYTPIPQAVPGAYIVDIENCLNDPPNYLPCQRCVEVCGPKCIDFLMPRSQPVVREVGAILVATGYDLFDPSALRAYGYGTHPDILTSLEFERLLTSAGPTGGEILRPSDGQPPHSLLFVLCVGSRDRRFYPYCSRFCCMYSIKHAFQALDHGVKDVTVLYMDVRAYGKGFDAFWRRAREEGAKFVRGRPAFVRPNGRGLRVRYEDTLAGEVREQDYDMVVLAPAVRPPEGLAELARILGVELDGDGFLKVQAQRGGVLLTTRPGIYVAGCAAGPKDIPDSVAEAGAAAAVSLVHLTERSWPEEPRVEPTVELDRPRVGVFVCHCGSNIAGVVNVQQVVDFARSLPDVVWAQDQMFSCAGVPQQEIVQAIREKGINRVVVAACSPKTHEGTFRGVLVRAGLNPYLLEMVNLRNQDSWVHKDFRDEATEKAKDMVRMGVEKARRLQPLEPRTQPVVQRALVIGGGIAGMTAAANLARQGFETHLVEREPELGGTLRHLDTLWPSGVPAREVLREAEEELRRAGVRVHLGTEVEVISGYVGNFSARLTDGEELTVGAVVLATGAEPYVPTEFRYGQDPRVITNLELEQVLDRVDAQRITFVSCVGSRQGPMGCSRYCCASMIGQALQLRRRGKHVRILSKDIRTYSRQAEELYEQAMREGVVFLRYATDLPPQEAIRYEDGVVTVRDELSGTLVSLPTDLLVLVVGLRPRAENLTAQLKLAHSEDGFFLELHPKLGPAETAIQGVYLGGTAQAPKDVRESVSQALAAAAKASGLLSRGAIGKEPLTAVVDPDRCIGCMLCVPACPFGAIEMLGRVKEGKVRIIEAVCQGCGNCAATCNYDAIEMPYFTKEQILAQIDAALAERPQEKVLVFACNWCSYAGADQAGIEKLQYPPSARIIRTMCSARVEHDFVTRAFEKGAGAVLITGCRLTDQGSDCHYNYANRYTAKRYELWKKRFVRQGIAPERFQLQWISASEGKLFASKMAEMHRVVQEYCQKLGVPSGSGS from the coding sequence ATGAGCGACCGGGTTCTGATCATCGGGGGCGGGATCGCGGGGATCCAGGCGGCCCTGGACCTGGCGCGGGCCGGCGCGCGCGTCACCCTGGTGGAGCGCGCCCTGACCATCGGGGGCAAGATGTCCGTGCTGGACAAGAACTTCCCCACCCTGGACTGCTCCATCTGCATCGAGGCGCCGAAGATGTCGGAGGTGGAGCAACACCCCAACATCGAGGTCCTGGCACCCGCGGAGGTGGAGCGGGTGGAAGGCGAGGCCGGGGCCTTCCGGGTAACCATCCGCCAGCGGGCCCGGTTCGTAACCGACGAGTGCACCCGGTGTGACCTGTGCACCCAGGCGTGCCCCGTGGTCCTGCCCAACGAGTTCACCGCCTCCATGGAGGTCCGCCGCGCCATCTACACCCCCATCCCCCAAGCCGTCCCCGGCGCCTACATCGTGGACATCGAGAACTGCCTCAACGACCCGCCCAACTACCTGCCCTGCCAGCGGTGCGTGGAGGTCTGCGGCCCCAAGTGCATCGATTTCCTCATGCCGCGCAGCCAGCCGGTGGTGCGGGAAGTGGGTGCCATCCTCGTGGCCACGGGCTACGACCTGTTCGATCCCAGCGCGCTCCGGGCTTACGGGTACGGGACCCATCCGGACATTCTCACCTCCCTCGAGTTCGAGCGCCTCCTGACCTCCGCGGGCCCCACGGGCGGGGAGATCCTCCGCCCCTCGGACGGTCAGCCCCCCCACAGCCTCCTGTTCGTCCTCTGCGTAGGGTCGAGGGACCGCCGCTTCTACCCGTACTGTTCCCGGTTCTGCTGCATGTACTCCATCAAGCATGCCTTCCAGGCTCTCGACCACGGGGTCAAGGACGTGACCGTGCTCTACATGGACGTGCGGGCCTACGGCAAGGGCTTCGATGCGTTCTGGCGGCGCGCACGCGAGGAGGGAGCCAAGTTCGTCCGGGGGCGCCCCGCCTTCGTCCGCCCGAACGGACGCGGTCTCCGGGTGCGGTACGAGGACACGCTCGCGGGGGAAGTCCGCGAACAGGACTACGACATGGTGGTCCTGGCGCCCGCGGTGCGTCCGCCGGAAGGGCTCGCAGAGCTGGCCCGGATCCTGGGGGTGGAGCTGGATGGGGATGGGTTCCTCAAGGTGCAGGCGCAGCGAGGTGGGGTCTTGCTCACCACCCGGCCCGGGATCTACGTGGCGGGCTGTGCCGCGGGGCCCAAGGACATCCCGGACAGCGTAGCGGAAGCGGGCGCCGCGGCCGCGGTGAGCCTCGTGCATCTCACGGAACGCAGCTGGCCCGAGGAGCCGCGGGTGGAGCCCACGGTGGAGTTGGACCGGCCCCGGGTGGGCGTGTTCGTCTGCCACTGCGGCAGCAACATCGCGGGGGTGGTGAACGTCCAGCAGGTGGTGGACTTCGCCCGGAGCCTACCGGACGTGGTCTGGGCCCAGGACCAGATGTTCAGCTGCGCCGGTGTCCCCCAGCAGGAAATCGTTCAGGCCATCCGCGAGAAGGGCATCAACCGGGTGGTGGTGGCCGCCTGCTCCCCCAAGACCCACGAGGGGACCTTCCGGGGAGTCCTTGTGCGCGCGGGCCTCAACCCCTATCTGCTGGAGATGGTCAACCTCCGAAACCAGGACTCCTGGGTGCACAAGGACTTCCGGGACGAGGCCACGGAGAAGGCGAAGGACATGGTGCGCATGGGGGTGGAGAAGGCACGGCGGCTCCAACCCCTCGAACCCCGCACCCAGCCTGTGGTGCAGCGGGCCCTGGTGATCGGAGGCGGCATCGCGGGCATGACCGCCGCTGCCAACCTGGCCCGCCAGGGCTTCGAGACGCACCTGGTGGAGCGGGAGCCAGAGCTGGGAGGCACCCTGCGACATCTCGACACCCTGTGGCCCTCGGGGGTCCCCGCCCGCGAGGTCCTCCGGGAGGCGGAGGAGGAACTGCGGCGGGCCGGGGTGCGCGTCCACCTGGGGACGGAGGTGGAGGTCATCAGCGGGTATGTGGGCAACTTCTCCGCGCGCCTCACGGACGGCGAGGAGCTCACGGTCGGGGCGGTGGTCCTCGCCACGGGTGCGGAGCCCTACGTCCCCACAGAGTTCCGGTACGGCCAGGACCCCCGGGTCATCACCAATCTTGAGCTGGAGCAGGTCCTCGACCGGGTGGACGCCCAGCGGATCACCTTCGTCTCCTGCGTGGGCTCCCGGCAGGGCCCGATGGGCTGTTCCCGGTACTGCTGCGCCTCCATGATCGGCCAGGCCCTGCAGCTGCGTCGCCGCGGCAAGCACGTCCGCATTCTCTCCAAGGACATCCGCACCTACAGCCGGCAGGCAGAGGAGCTGTACGAACAGGCCATGCGGGAGGGCGTGGTCTTCCTGCGCTACGCGACCGACCTTCCTCCGCAGGAGGCCATCCGCTACGAGGACGGCGTGGTGACGGTGCGGGACGAGCTCTCCGGGACTCTCGTGAGCCTTCCCACGGATCTCCTGGTCCTGGTGGTGGGCCTGCGGCCACGGGCCGAAAACCTCACGGCGCAGCTAAAGCTGGCGCACAGCGAGGACGGGTTCTTCCTGGAGCTGCACCCCAAGCTCGGCCCCGCGGAGACCGCGATCCAGGGCGTCTACCTCGGTGGAACCGCCCAGGCGCCCAAGGACGTCCGGGAGTCCGTCTCCCAGGCCCTGGCGGCCGCGGCCAAGGCCAGCGGCCTTCTGTCCCGGGGGGCCATCGGGAAGGAGCCCTTGACCGCGGTGGTGGATCCCGACCGGTGCATCGGGTGCATGCTCTGCGTTCCCGCCTGCCCGTTCGGCGCCATCGAGATGCTGGGGCGGGTCAAAGAGGGCAAGGTCCGGATCATCGAGGCCGTCTGCCAGGGCTGTGGGAACTGCGCGGCCACGTGCAACTACGACGCCATCGAGATGCCCTACTTCACCAAGGAGCAGATCCTGGCCCAGATCGACGCCGCGCTCGCGGAGCGGCCTCAGGAGAAGGTGCTGGTGTTCGCCTGCAACTGGTGCTCTTACGCGGGGGCAGACCAGGCGGGGATCGAGAAGCTCCAGTACCCGCCTTCCGCCCGCATCATCCGCACCATGTGTTCCGCTCGGGTCGAGCACGACTTCGTGACCCGGGCCTTCGAGAAGGGGGCCGGCGCCGTGCTGATCACGGGCTGCCGCCTGACGGATCAGGGGTCTGACTGCCACTACAACTACGCGAACCGCTACACCGCCAAACGCTACGAGCTGTGGAAGAAGCGGTTCGTACGGCAGGGCATCGCTCCCGAGCGGTTCCAGCTCCAGTGGATCTCCGCCTCGGAGGGCAAGCTGTTCGCCAGCAAGATGGCGGAGATGCACCGGGTGGTGCAGGAGTACTGCCAGAAGCTCGGGGTCCCGTCGGGGAGCGGGTCATGA
- a CDS encoding (Fe-S)-binding protein: MTASVREVTFDDAAWERLFRVTGGAFSPCFSCGACTAACPWGLVGGRLSIREVVRRVQLGLDPDTADTLWRCTMCAACVAGCPRGVDIPEGIVRLRSHAWRAGGVPRNLHRILWAVHWDGNPYRRPPSHRHLWAKDLQLPQFCPDHEVLYYVGCTPSYDRRIQRVARSLVQVLRQAGVSFGILGEQERCCGESIHVLGHDAYLRRYVEQHARFLAEAGVRALLTTSPHCYDMFKRFYPDLAGGFQPLHYTEYLAGLLEQGRLRFTREVRARVTYHDPCYLGRRHGVYEEPRRLLAAIPGVELAEMRENRELALCCGGGGGRMWMETAPEERFSNLRVRQALETGAEILVTACPHCLICLEDSVKVLDVKGLRVMDVAELAAQAL; this comes from the coding sequence ATGACGGCGTCGGTGCGGGAAGTCACCTTCGACGACGCGGCCTGGGAACGCCTCTTCCGGGTCACGGGAGGAGCTTTCAGCCCCTGCTTCAGCTGCGGGGCATGCACCGCGGCATGCCCCTGGGGCCTCGTCGGCGGCAGGCTGAGCATTCGGGAGGTGGTCCGCAGGGTCCAGCTGGGGCTGGACCCGGACACCGCGGACACCCTCTGGCGGTGCACCATGTGCGCCGCGTGCGTGGCCGGCTGCCCGCGGGGGGTGGACATCCCGGAGGGCATCGTGCGGCTCCGCTCCCACGCCTGGCGCGCAGGTGGCGTCCCCCGGAACCTGCACAGGATCCTGTGGGCCGTGCACTGGGACGGCAACCCCTACCGCCGGCCGCCCTCCCACAGGCACTTGTGGGCCAAGGACCTGCAGCTCCCGCAGTTCTGTCCGGACCACGAAGTGCTTTACTACGTGGGCTGCACCCCTTCGTACGACCGCCGCATCCAGCGGGTGGCCCGCAGCCTGGTGCAGGTGCTGCGACAGGCGGGCGTGTCTTTCGGCATCTTGGGCGAGCAGGAGCGTTGCTGCGGGGAGAGCATCCACGTCCTGGGCCACGACGCCTATCTCCGGCGGTACGTGGAACAGCATGCGAGGTTTCTGGCGGAGGCTGGCGTCCGTGCCCTCCTCACGACCTCCCCGCACTGCTACGACATGTTCAAGCGCTTCTACCCGGACCTCGCGGGGGGCTTCCAGCCCCTGCACTACACCGAGTACCTGGCCGGCCTCCTGGAACAGGGTCGCCTGCGGTTCACCCGGGAAGTGCGGGCCCGCGTAACCTACCACGACCCCTGTTACCTGGGACGGCGGCACGGCGTCTACGAAGAGCCCAGGCGTTTGCTGGCGGCCATCCCGGGAGTGGAGCTGGCGGAGATGCGTGAGAACCGGGAGCTGGCCCTCTGCTGCGGGGGCGGCGGGGGCAGGATGTGGATGGAGACGGCTCCGGAGGAGCGGTTCTCGAACCTCCGGGTCCGGCAGGCGCTCGAGACGGGGGCGGAGATCCTCGTCACCGCCTGCCCGCACTGCCTCATCTGCCTGGAGGACAGCGTGAAGGTGCTGGACGTGAAGGGCCTGCGGGTGATGGATGTGGCGGAGCTCGCGGCCCAGGCCCTGTAG
- a CDS encoding 2-oxoacid:acceptor oxidoreductase subunit alpha, translated as MKGRRVLTGRHFLLGDVACAEGALAAGCTFFAGYPITPSTEIAERLALRLPEVGGHYIQMEDELASMAAIIGASWAGAKAMTATSGPGFSLMMENLGLAVMMEAPCVVVDVQRGSPSTGLPTLAGQGDVMQAKWGSHGDYEIVAYAPSTCQEMFDLTVRAFNVAERFRNPVVILADEVVGHMTERVVIPPEEAIERWERPRPKVPPGELLFPFAPDEDLVPPMPRAGEGYRVYVESLTHDERGYPVMRPEVHDQLVRRLNEKIRRAYSQIVEYELLEVEDAEVVVVAYGSTARSARQAIRLARKEGMRVGLLRPITLWPFPGHVVEQLSPRVRAFVVAELNLGQVAREVERFTDRPVYGAHHAGGMMMPPQLILLRIEEAYRSAQGSRRRHASVG; from the coding sequence GTGAAGGGGAGGCGGGTTCTCACCGGCCGACACTTCCTGCTGGGCGACGTGGCCTGTGCGGAAGGGGCCCTCGCCGCGGGCTGCACCTTCTTCGCGGGGTACCCCATCACGCCCTCCACGGAGATCGCGGAGCGCCTGGCGCTCCGCCTTCCGGAGGTGGGCGGCCACTACATCCAGATGGAGGATGAACTGGCCAGCATGGCGGCCATCATCGGCGCCTCCTGGGCCGGCGCCAAGGCCATGACCGCCACCTCCGGCCCCGGCTTCAGCCTCATGATGGAGAACCTGGGCCTCGCGGTCATGATGGAGGCGCCCTGCGTGGTGGTGGACGTCCAGCGCGGAAGCCCCTCCACCGGGCTGCCGACCCTCGCGGGCCAGGGCGACGTGATGCAGGCCAAGTGGGGTTCCCACGGGGACTACGAGATCGTCGCCTACGCCCCGTCCACCTGCCAGGAGATGTTCGACCTCACCGTGCGGGCCTTCAACGTGGCCGAGCGGTTCCGCAACCCCGTGGTGATCCTGGCGGACGAGGTGGTGGGGCACATGACCGAGCGGGTGGTGATCCCCCCGGAAGAGGCGATCGAACGGTGGGAGCGGCCCCGTCCGAAGGTGCCTCCCGGCGAGCTCCTGTTCCCCTTCGCCCCAGACGAGGATCTCGTTCCCCCCATGCCCCGGGCGGGAGAGGGCTACCGGGTGTACGTGGAGAGCCTCACCCACGACGAGCGGGGATACCCCGTGATGCGTCCGGAGGTTCACGACCAGCTGGTCCGGCGGCTGAACGAGAAAATCCGCCGCGCCTACTCCCAGATCGTGGAGTACGAGCTTTTGGAGGTGGAGGACGCGGAGGTGGTGGTGGTCGCCTACGGGTCCACCGCCCGCTCCGCGCGGCAAGCGATCCGCCTGGCCCGGAAGGAAGGGATGCGGGTGGGGCTCCTGCGGCCGATTACCCTGTGGCCGTTCCCCGGCCATGTGGTGGAGCAACTCTCGCCCCGTGTCCGGGCCTTCGTGGTGGCGGAGCTCAACCTGGGCCAGGTGGCCCGGGAGGTGGAGCGGTTCACGGACCGGCCTGTTTACGGCGCCCACCATGCCGGCGGGATGATGATGCCCCCACAGCTCATCCTGCTCCGCATCGAGGAGGCGTACCGGAGTGCCCAGGGAAGCCGTCGCCGACACGCATCCGTTGGATGA
- a CDS encoding 2-oxoacid:acceptor oxidoreductase family protein produces the protein MRREIRISGFGGQGIVLAGYILGKAAAVYEDKEATLVQSYGPEARGGAASAEVVISDEPIEYPHIEYPDVLVLMSAEAYHTYRHTLRPQGILLVDEDLVPLQAEDRAVKVPATRLAESLGRRIVANMVMLGALAAATDIVRKGSLEEAVRTSVRPRTVELNLRALETGYRYVRERTA, from the coding sequence ATGAGGCGTGAGATCCGGATCAGCGGGTTTGGCGGCCAGGGGATCGTCCTCGCGGGCTACATCTTGGGGAAAGCCGCGGCGGTGTACGAGGACAAGGAGGCCACCCTGGTCCAGTCCTACGGGCCGGAAGCCCGGGGCGGTGCCGCCAGCGCGGAGGTGGTGATCTCGGACGAACCCATCGAGTACCCTCACATCGAGTACCCCGACGTCCTCGTGCTCATGTCCGCGGAAGCTTACCACACCTACCGGCACACCCTGCGGCCCCAGGGGATCCTGCTGGTGGACGAGGACCTGGTCCCCCTGCAGGCCGAAGACCGGGCCGTGAAGGTGCCGGCCACACGGCTGGCGGAATCCCTGGGCCGCCGCATCGTGGCCAACATGGTGATGCTGGGGGCCCTCGCCGCGGCCACCGACATCGTGCGCAAGGGGAGCCTGGAGGAGGCGGTGCGGACCTCCGTCCGGCCCAGGACCGTGGAGCTGAACCTGCGGGCACTGGAGACGGGTTACCGGTACGTGCGGGAGCGGACGGCATGA
- a CDS encoding electron transfer flavoprotein subunit alpha/FixB family protein, which yields MVKSLYSPEEARGLWVYLEQTDGRPSGVSLELLGKARSLAQERAVKLTGVVLGDGVEPLAHESVRYGADEVLLVDHPHLHLYRSDVYTDVLFHLVATHRPDILLLGATPNGRDLAARLAARLRTGLVADCVDLRIDPETGHLLGITAGFGGGILATIQCPRHRPQMATVRPGVFPRPTPEPRTGTVRRVEVPVGESRIEVLERCVGTEEDLTTARILVVGGGGTRGDFRPLRELADLLGGRLGATRVAVDAGWAPREWQIGQTGCVTRPKLAVVCGASGAMQFTVGIEAAETVVAINLDEEAPIFEHADYGIVDDLFAFLPVFLEELRRRKEEVSAWRESASSSA from the coding sequence ATGGTCAAGTCGCTGTACAGCCCCGAGGAGGCCCGGGGCCTGTGGGTCTACCTGGAGCAGACCGACGGGCGGCCTTCGGGGGTGAGCCTGGAGCTCCTGGGGAAGGCCCGCAGCCTTGCGCAGGAGCGTGCGGTGAAGCTCACGGGCGTGGTCCTCGGCGACGGAGTCGAACCCCTGGCACACGAATCCGTTCGTTACGGCGCGGACGAGGTGCTTCTGGTGGACCATCCTCATCTCCATCTGTACCGGTCGGACGTGTACACGGACGTCCTCTTCCACCTCGTGGCCACCCACCGTCCCGACATCCTGCTTCTCGGGGCCACTCCCAACGGCCGGGATCTGGCGGCCCGTCTGGCGGCCCGGCTGCGCACCGGTCTGGTGGCGGACTGCGTGGACCTGCGGATCGACCCCGAAACGGGACACCTCCTGGGAATTACCGCGGGGTTCGGAGGAGGGATCCTGGCCACCATCCAGTGCCCCCGTCACAGGCCGCAGATGGCCACGGTGCGTCCCGGAGTTTTCCCCAGGCCCACCCCGGAGCCGAGAACGGGGACCGTCCGCCGCGTGGAGGTCCCCGTGGGCGAGAGCCGGATCGAAGTCCTGGAGCGGTGCGTGGGGACGGAGGAGGATCTCACCACGGCAAGAATCCTGGTCGTCGGGGGTGGGGGGACCCGTGGGGACTTCCGTCCCCTGCGGGAACTGGCAGACCTCCTGGGCGGCCGGCTGGGCGCCACCCGGGTGGCCGTGGACGCGGGGTGGGCGCCGCGGGAGTGGCAGATCGGCCAGACGGGGTGCGTGACGAGGCCGAAGCTCGCGGTGGTGTGCGGTGCGAGCGGCGCCATGCAGTTTACCGTGGGGATCGAGGCTGCGGAGACCGTGGTGGCCATCAACCTGGACGAGGAAGCTCCCATTTTCGAGCACGCGGATTACGGGATCGTGGACGACCTCTTCGCCTTCCTGCCCGTCTTCCTGGAGGAGCTGCGGCGACGGAAAGAAGAGGTGAGCGCATGGAGGGAATCCGCATCCTCGTCTGCCTGA
- a CDS encoding 2-oxoacid:ferredoxin oxidoreductase subunit beta — MPREAVADTHPLDEVLRSDRLPHIWCPGCGLGTVLGCFARAMLASGIPLDRQVVVSGIGCTGRAAGYLNVDGFHTTHGRAIPFATGLVIANPELVVTVFSGDGDLVAIGGNHLIHAARRNVDLNVICVNNFNYGMTGGQLGPTTPQGAITTTSPYGFHEDPFNLPRLLAACGAVFVARWTCLHVRQLEATMLRALRKRGFRFIEVLAPCPVGFGRPNDLGEGIDEMWFYRRQADYDPRAALEMLALSMRKDSKILCGVFVDTERPTYMDRYREHVLRKVQGGGPHEA, encoded by the coding sequence GTGCCCAGGGAAGCCGTCGCCGACACGCATCCGTTGGATGAGGTCCTGCGGTCGGACCGCCTGCCGCACATCTGGTGTCCGGGGTGCGGCCTGGGGACCGTGCTCGGGTGCTTCGCCCGGGCCATGCTGGCCTCCGGGATTCCCCTGGATCGACAGGTGGTGGTCTCCGGGATCGGGTGCACGGGGCGGGCCGCGGGCTATCTGAACGTGGACGGGTTTCACACCACCCACGGCCGGGCCATCCCCTTCGCCACCGGTCTGGTGATCGCGAATCCCGAGTTGGTGGTGACGGTCTTCAGCGGCGACGGGGACCTCGTGGCCATCGGCGGGAACCACCTCATCCACGCGGCCCGACGCAACGTGGACCTCAACGTGATCTGCGTCAACAACTTCAACTACGGCATGACCGGCGGACAGCTGGGCCCCACCACGCCCCAGGGGGCCATCACCACCACCTCCCCCTACGGCTTCCACGAGGACCCCTTCAACCTCCCCCGCCTCCTCGCCGCCTGCGGGGCGGTGTTCGTGGCCCGCTGGACCTGCCTGCACGTGCGCCAGCTGGAGGCGACCATGCTCCGGGCCCTCCGGAAGCGCGGGTTCCGGTTCATCGAGGTCCTGGCCCCCTGCCCCGTGGGGTTCGGACGTCCCAACGACCTCGGCGAAGGGATAGACGAGATGTGGTTCTACCGGCGGCAGGCGGACTACGACCCGCGAGCAGCTCTCGAGATGCTGGCGCTCAGCATGCGCAAGGACTCCAAGATCCTCTGCGGCGTCTTCGTGGACACCGAACGCCCCACCTACATGGACCGTTACCGGGAGCACGTGCTCCGCAAGGTGCAGGGAGGCGGCCCGCATGAGGCGTGA
- a CDS encoding adenine deaminase C-terminal domain-containing protein: MENVSAEGFARRMRVAQGLEPADLVVQGAVVVDVYTGELHVDWVIAAAGDRIAYVGPATEGLIGERTDVLEAAGRYAVPGLLDGHTHLLGARYCPEEAIPYILASGTTTVITELAEPASVAGLAGILAGMEAVRDQPVKVFVTLPPLASCAPFMEDVAPDPETYRELLRRPEVVGLGEVYWANLVLREDPRLVDLVRATLEAGKVVEGHGAGARGGRLAAYAAAGVTSCHEPITAEEVLERLRLGYHTMVREGKVRQEMGAVASVWRDGKVDLRRLCLVTDSVAAEQLLEEGYVDHLLRKAVRLGMDPVRAVQAVTLNVAEHFRLDHLVGGLAPGRYADLVLTPSLQDFRAEVVVANGRVAAENGRVLVPSRPPRYPEALYRTVSHACLLPPEALRVVAPQRQGAVRVRAIQMATHLVTRETVVELPVEEGTVRIPPEADVALVAAVDRVSEPGRAFVGFVQGLGMRQGGYATTMAWDAHCLLCVGRSPEDMALAIRRVVALGGGCAVVTGGEIRAELPAPVAGVVSTLPLEEVARRERAVDEALRALGFHSPRPSLTVDILTAAAIPHFKISERGYVRVRDGSVVGLWPEVDFKTLFRDL, from the coding sequence ATGGAGAACGTCTCCGCGGAGGGATTCGCCCGGCGGATGCGGGTGGCCCAGGGGCTGGAGCCCGCGGACTTGGTGGTGCAGGGAGCGGTGGTGGTGGACGTGTATACGGGGGAACTGCACGTCGATTGGGTCATCGCCGCCGCCGGTGACCGGATCGCCTACGTGGGACCGGCGACGGAGGGATTGATCGGAGAGCGCACCGACGTGCTGGAGGCCGCGGGCCGGTACGCGGTGCCGGGGCTCCTGGACGGCCACACCCACCTGCTGGGCGCCCGCTACTGCCCAGAAGAGGCGATCCCGTACATCCTGGCCTCCGGCACCACCACCGTGATCACCGAGCTCGCGGAGCCCGCCTCCGTCGCAGGTCTTGCGGGCATCCTGGCGGGGATGGAGGCGGTGCGGGACCAGCCCGTGAAGGTTTTCGTGACCCTCCCGCCGCTCGCCTCTTGTGCCCCTTTCATGGAGGACGTGGCTCCCGACCCGGAGACGTATCGGGAACTGTTGCGGCGGCCGGAAGTGGTGGGGCTGGGGGAGGTCTACTGGGCCAACCTTGTGCTGCGGGAGGACCCGCGACTGGTGGATCTCGTGCGCGCGACCCTGGAAGCCGGAAAAGTCGTGGAGGGACACGGCGCAGGGGCGCGGGGAGGTCGCCTGGCCGCCTATGCGGCCGCGGGGGTGACTTCCTGTCACGAGCCCATCACCGCGGAGGAGGTGCTGGAGCGGCTCCGGCTCGGCTACCACACCATGGTGCGGGAGGGAAAGGTCCGGCAGGAGATGGGAGCGGTGGCCTCCGTGTGGCGGGACGGGAAGGTGGACCTGCGGCGGCTGTGCCTGGTGACGGACAGCGTGGCCGCAGAGCAGCTCCTGGAGGAGGGCTATGTGGACCATCTCCTCCGCAAGGCCGTGCGGTTGGGGATGGACCCCGTCCGTGCGGTGCAGGCCGTCACCCTGAACGTGGCGGAGCACTTCCGGCTGGACCACCTGGTGGGTGGGCTCGCACCCGGCCGGTACGCGGATCTCGTGCTCACCCCGAGCTTGCAGGACTTCCGGGCGGAGGTGGTGGTGGCCAACGGACGGGTGGCGGCGGAGAACGGCAGGGTCCTGGTGCCGTCCCGACCTCCCCGGTATCCGGAGGCGCTCTACCGCACCGTGTCCCACGCCTGCCTCCTTCCGCCCGAAGCCCTGCGGGTTGTAGCCCCGCAAAGACAGGGGGCCGTGCGGGTGCGGGCGATTCAAATGGCAACGCACCTGGTCACCCGGGAGACCGTGGTGGAGCTACCGGTGGAGGAAGGAACGGTCCGGATCCCACCGGAGGCCGATGTGGCTCTCGTGGCCGCGGTGGACCGGGTCTCGGAGCCCGGACGCGCCTTTGTGGGCTTCGTGCAGGGACTCGGGATGCGGCAAGGCGGCTACGCCACCACCATGGCCTGGGACGCCCACTGTCTCCTGTGTGTGGGTCGATCTCCCGAGGACATGGCCCTCGCCATCCGACGGGTGGTGGCGCTCGGGGGCGGATGTGCGGTGGTGACGGGAGGAGAGATCCGGGCGGAGCTCCCTGCCCCCGTAGCGGGGGTAGTCTCCACCCTGCCTTTGGAGGAGGTGGCGCGGCGGGAGCGGGCGGTGGACGAGGCGCTGCGCGCACTCGGCTTCCACAGCCCCCGACCTTCTCTCACCGTAGACATCCTCACCGCGGCCGCCATTCCGCATTTCAAGATCAGCGAGCGGGGATACGTGCGGGTGCGGGACGGAAGCGTGGTGGGCTTGTGGCCGGAGGTGGATTTCAAGACCCTGTTCCGGGACCTGTGA